ACATCAGGCGGCACCGGATGTTGTTGTTTCTCTGCATATAGCTCTCTCAGGTGTTCGGGGAAGGAGCCGTCATGCAGAATCACTCGATCAACCCGCCCGCCCAGGTAATGATGGATTTCACGCACGAAATCGGACGCCTGGAACTCGTCCGTCTCGCCGTGTTTGGTCATCAGGTTACAGACATAGACTTTTTCGGCTTCCGATTCTCGAATCGTGCGGGCGACATCCTCAACCAGCAAATTGGGAAGGATACTGGTATAGAGATCACCAGGGCCAATGATGATGACATCGGCCCGCCGCAGGGCGCGAATGGCCTGGGGGCAGGCGGGAGTCGAGTCGCTCAAGAAAATGCGCTTGATGGCTGGCAGGGGGCCGAGGTCTTTAAAGCCACGAGTATCTATGTTGGTTTCCCCACAGAGCGTGCTGCCGTCAGCCAGTTCGGCGCAAAGGGTGGTGTGTGCCAGAGTAACGGGAAGGACAGCTCCAGCCGTTTCCAGAAGTTCCTGCGCGTCCTGTACGGCCAGGAGGAGATCGCCACCGTTGATTTCTTGCAGGGCGGAGATGATCAAATTACCGAGGCTATGCCCGCCGACGCCTTCGACCCGGCTGCCTCCCTCGCTCTGCCCCCCATTGTTTACGTGTACCCCCTGGGGGAAGCGAAAATTGAAGATGTCGCGCCAGAGGACGCCGTTGCGTGAAAGGGCGACGAGAGCTTGCCGCAGATCGCCAAAGGGGAGCTGGCCGAATTCGTCCATCAGTCGGCGTGAACTGCCGCCGCTGTCGGCCATCGAAACGACGGCGGTGATCGAAAAGGGATACTTTTTGAGGTTGGAGAGGACATGAAACGGACCAGTGCCGCCTCCAAGGGTCACTACGCGCTTTCCTGCTAATCGTGACCAGAATCGGTGGGGTGCATCCATCGCTGCCTCCTGTCTGTGCTGTAGACCCTGCTGTACCTGCCCTATTATAACCTATGGCATGGCTTGTATAACACGCTATTACCTGGGCGTCAGGTTGCGGGGCCATTCGTAGAGAGGCTGCCCAT
This genomic window from Ktedonobacterales bacterium contains:
- a CDS encoding gluconeogenesis factor YvcK family protein; this encodes MDAPHRFWSRLAGKRVVTLGGGTGPFHVLSNLKKYPFSITAVVSMADSGGSSRRLMDEFGQLPFGDLRQALVALSRNGVLWRDIFNFRFPQGVHVNNGGQSEGGSRVEGVGGHSLGNLIISALQEINGGDLLLAVQDAQELLETAGAVLPVTLAHTTLCAELADGSTLCGETNIDTRGFKDLGPLPAIKRIFLSDSTPACPQAIRALRRADVIIIGPGDLYTSILPNLLVEDVARTIRESEAEKVYVCNLMTKHGETDEFQASDFVREIHHYLGGRVDRVILHDGSFPEHLRELYAEKQQHPVPPDVERIQELVPEMTVDRLIAIGADHYVRHDPERLVRAVLMPGNTETPPAHWQLEA